One stretch of Emys orbicularis isolate rEmyOrb1 chromosome 7, rEmyOrb1.hap1, whole genome shotgun sequence DNA includes these proteins:
- the LOC135881821 gene encoding heparan sulfate glucosamine 3-O-sulfotransferase 1-like → MAFLLVSAYLLLTHTQGAPVENGALLETLKSQVGFFSNKSEHYSAQVRPPGTNRRIPQTIIIGVRKGGTRALLEMLDIHPNIVVATTEVHFFDWDENYVKGIDWYRRLMPFSYENQITIEKTPGYFTSPQAPERIHDMNSSIKLLLILRDPTERVISDYTQVYYNRLESHKRVQPFEEIVIKNGALNTKYKAIQRSLYDIHMEKWLKHFNLDQIHIVDGNTLIKDPLPELQKVETFLNLPSRIMSSNFYFNQTKGFYCIRSDGRERCLHESKGRPHPVVNNTVLEQLYSYFREHNAKFYRMVNHSFDWH, encoded by the coding sequence ATGGCCTTCCTCCTGGTGTCAGCTTATCTTTTGCTGACTCACACTCAGGGTGCTCCTGTTGAGAATGGGGCACTGCTGGAGACGCTGAAGTCGCAAGTAGgatttttcagtaataaaagTGAACACTATTCTGCACAGGTGAGACCTCCTGGCACAAACCGACGAATACCTCAGACGATCATTATAGGAGTTCGCAAAGGAGGGACCAGGGCCTTATTGGAAATGTTGGATATTCATCCTAATATTGTGGTAGCAACTACAGAAGTCCACTTCTTTGACTGGGATGAAAATTATGTTAAAGGAATAGACTGGTATAGGCGTCTGATGCCATTTTCTTATGAAAATCAAATTACTATTGAGAAAACACCAGGCTATTTTACCTCACCACAGGCTCCAGAAAGAATTCATGACATGAATAGCTCTATTAAACTGCTGCTCATTCTAAGAGACCCCACTGAGAGAGTAATATCTGATTATACCCAAGTATATTACAACAGACTAGAAAGTCACAAGCGTGTTCAGCCCTTTGAAGAAATTGTTATTAAAAATGGAGCACTTAATACCAAATACAAAGCTATTCAGAGAAGTCTCTATGATATCCATATGGAAAAGTGGCTTAAGCATTTCAACTTAGATCAGATTCACATAGTGGATGGCAATACTTTAATCAAGGACCCTCTTCCTGagttacaaaaagtggaaacatttctTAATCTTCCTTCCAGAATTATGTcttcaaatttttattttaacCAAACCAAGGGGTTCTATTGCATTAGAAGTGATGGAAGAGAGAGATGTTTACATGAATCCAAAGGGCGCCCCCACCCTGTTGTCAACAACACTGTTTTAGAGCAACTTTACTCCTACTTCAGAGAGCACAATGCAAAATTTTACAGAATGGTTAATCATTCGTTTGACTGGCATTAA